The Cloeon dipterum chromosome X, ieCloDipt1.1, whole genome shotgun sequence genome includes a window with the following:
- the LOC135946528 gene encoding beta-1,3-glucan-binding protein-like, which translates to MRRLRLFLNLLLLTQAGVIAQIKPSICIYSLTTSSNFQGKICKGTLIFEDNFTKLDPQKWTHEITMAGGGNNEFQIYWNGSVAPPNASANVFITDSSVLNIKPNFLASTYSENFLTSGNINLGKYCTASWNNGCNRTGSSSLILPPITSARLHTINTFSFRYGTVQVRAQLPAGDWIWPAIWMMPKKSTYGTWPRSGEIDIMESRGNRDLGSFNGGTNIGVEMSSSTLHWGPDTANNRFRKTNWERKTAKGNGYDKAFHLYEVQWTPDYIKFSIDGNETGRVTPSSGGFWQLGNFSSSLTNIWANGTKMAPFDQEFFLILNVAVGGTTGMFPDGISNPKPKPWSNASPNTAFKDFWSKRADWEPTWKTDGTTALKIDYVRVYAL; encoded by the exons ATGAGACGGTTGCgcttatttctaaatttgctGCTTCTGACGCAGGCAGGTGTAATAGCCCAGATTAAAC CAAGTATTTGCATCTACTCTTTGACGACCTCGAGTAACTTCCAAGGAAAAATATGCAAGGGAACCCTGATTTTCGAAGATAACTTCACCAAACTAGACCCTCAGAAATGGACCCACGAGATCACAATGGCCGGCGGTGGA AATAACGAGTTTCAAATCTACTGGAACGGCTCTGTTGCGCCGCCAAATGCGTCAGCCAACGTTTTCATCACGGACAGCAGTGTTTTGAACATCAAACCCAACTTCCTGGCGTCGACCTACAGCGAAAACTTCCTCACTTCCGGCAACATCAACCTGGGCAAATA CTGCACGGCGAGCTGGAACAATGGCTGCAACCGGACCGGCAGCAGCTCGCTCATCCTGCCTCCGATCACGTCAGCGAGGCTGCACACCATCAACACTTTCAGCTTCAGATACGGCACCGTCCAGGTCCGCGCGCAGCTGCCCGCCGGCGACTGGATTTGGCCGG CCATATGGATGATGCCGAAGAAGAGCACCTATGGCACCTGGCCTCGCTCAGGTGAAATCGACATAATGGAGTCGCGAGGCAACCGCGACCTGGGCTCCTTCAACGGCGGCACCAATATCGGCGTCGAGATGTCGTCATCAACGCTGCACTGGGGCCCTGATACGGCCAACAACCGCTTCCGCAAGACCAACTGGGAGCGCAAAACTGCCAAGGGAAACGGCTATGACAAGGCCTTCCACTTGTACGAAGTCCAGTGGACTCCAG ACTACATCAAGTTCAGCATTGACGGCAATGAGACCGGGCGAGTTACTCCTTCATCTGGCGGATTTTGGCAATTGGGCAACTTCAGCTCCTCGCTAACCAATATTTGGGCAAATGGCACCAAGATGGCTCCATTCGACCAAGAG TTTTTCCTTATCTTGAACGTGGCGGTGGGCGGAACAACTGGAATGTTCCCTGACGGCATTTCCAACCCGAAACCGAAACCATGGAGCAATGCGTCACCCAACACG GCGTTTAAGGACTTCTGGAGTAAGCGAGCTGACTGGGAACCGACCTGGAAGACAGATGGCACGACCGCGCTCAAGATTGATTACGTCCGAGTTTACGCTTTGTAA
- the LOC135946529 gene encoding prostate stem cell antigen: MLCRLTLCLLLYLFNLHLASGELLSREHKTYAASERANNLTCYSCSSLEDGEKCANITLNSSREELEKFARSCPDDMRICIVKRISYTTSNENSTSTPKMWSLERNCSSKCEPGCIVIGERTKLYACTNCCDTKLCNVGKATACRRPAASLLLPTLATLLLFPV, translated from the exons ATGCTGTGCCGCCTCACCTTATGCCTGCTGCTCTACCTGTTCAACCTACACCTTGCCTCAG GTGAACTTCTCAGTCGTGAGCACAAAACGTACGCAGCGTCGGAGAGAGCAAACAACTTGACCTGCTATAGTTGTAGCTCCCTTGAGGATGGTGAAAAATGTGCCAATATAACTTTAAACTCATCCCGCGAAGAGTTAGAGAAATTCGCAAGAAGTTGCCCCGACGATATGAGGATATGCATA gtCAAACGCATTTCTTACACGACCAGCAACGAGAACTCGACCTCGACGCCGAAAATGTGGTCCCTGGAGAGGAACTGTTCGAGCAAATGCGAGCCAGGCTGCATAGTGATCGGGGAACGCACCAAGTTGTACGCGTGCACAAACTGTTGCGACACAAAGCTGTGCAACGTGGGCAAGGCCACGGCCTGCAGGCGGCCGGCGGCCAGTCTGCTGCTGCCCACGCTGGCGACACTGCTGCTCTTTCCCGTCTGA